One window of Catonella massiliensis genomic DNA carries:
- the yneA gene encoding cell division suppressor protein YneA yields the protein MTKNNKRVHYKAGNRQRNKRSKISFILTFYVITMVFSYFLGFSNNFVKADSEMKPVYIDSRVVKQGETLWSIAQSYDSVYYSSTKDYVEAIKECNNLTGDEISAGVSLIIPYTK from the coding sequence ATGACTAAGAATAATAAGAGAGTACATTATAAAGCAGGGAATCGTCAGAGAAACAAGAGAAGTAAAATCAGCTTTATTTTAACTTTTTATGTTATTACAATGGTTTTTTCATATTTTCTTGGCTTCTCTAACAACTTTGTAAAGGCCGATTCAGAAATGAAGCCTGTATACATAGACAGTAGGGTAGTGAAGCAGGGTGAGACCTTGTGGAGCATTGCACAGAGCTATGACTCTGTTTACTATAGCAGTACCAAAGATTATGTAGAGGCTATAAAAGAGTGTAACAATCTCACCGGTGATGAAATTTCTGCCGGAGTAAGCCTTATTATTCCATATACAAAATGA
- a CDS encoding DUF6548 family protein, with translation MSHSNEEFMEAFKHLDKICKEIFNSEKGVTSYIDAMEKITNGDRYVSNWDYVLKRLKKLRHIRNQYAHEIGSSYDNICAPEDIEWLKSFYNEIMNTTDPLAQYRKATIKKQEKDKTTESKSMASVPNPSKLTQEISTPKSASYNQLHTLQSQCNDENEGDASRLGIVLIFVIATLITCGILYVAFYI, from the coding sequence ATGAGCCATAGTAATGAAGAATTTATGGAAGCGTTTAAACACTTGGATAAAATCTGTAAAGAAATATTTAACAGTGAAAAAGGCGTAACTTCATATATCGATGCAATGGAAAAAATAACAAATGGAGATAGATATGTTTCAAACTGGGACTATGTTCTTAAGAGGTTAAAAAAACTACGACACATAAGAAACCAATATGCCCATGAAATAGGATCATCCTATGATAATATATGTGCGCCAGAGGATATTGAATGGCTTAAAAGCTTCTACAACGAAATAATGAACACTACAGATCCTTTGGCGCAATATAGAAAAGCTACTATAAAGAAACAGGAAAAAGACAAAACAACTGAATCTAAATCTATGGCATCAGTGCCTAATCCATCAAAACTTACACAAGAAATATCAACACCAAAATCTGCTAGTTACAATCAACTACACACACTTCAATCTCAATGCAATGATGAAAATGAAGGAGACGCAAGTAGATTAGGCATAGTTCTAATTTTTGTCATTGCAACACTGATTACTTGTGGAATATTATATGTTGCCTTTTATATTTAG
- a CDS encoding glycoside hydrolase family 10 protein: MNNQFIKRFFAFFIVFQLLLSTFGSYDAYAKDKMAPNIKCHVYTDVNNGKLKLKITVTDNSAVKAIKYAVGNHRKSFFGSAYYSKKVKNVSVDSTKNISTAITVTQNDIYTVYAVDKSGNSSIKKVRIKMNTNNNQTNPNTKDNTDNSKNASKNTANGNNASNNNGGNNANADSNQNVNKNVTVSTNEVRAAWITFLEFNSKGYTLNSFNNRITEMFDRIAASGLNEIYVHVRPFSDAMYRSAYFPWSKYASGTQGVDPGFDPLAIMVNAAHSRNLKIHAYINPYRVCTEADFGKLATSSPAYKWLNDDDEDNDRNVLKFGNMYYYNPSSDDVIKLINNGVAEIVKNYDVDGVIFDDYFYPTLGSNYSSKFDSDEYNDYKSDTSNPLSIADWRRNNINKMVKMVYATVKKSGKNRTFGISPAGNLNNLRANDKYYVDIDRWGRESGYVDYIAPQLYWGFEHNICPYEQTINNWIATVINPNVKLYIALPMHLAQAQETSEWKNNHDILGRMVTSLRNKSLTGFSVYRYDYMTPAFLRKTGAIDEYNYLVKVIKSK; this comes from the coding sequence TTGAATAATCAGTTTATTAAGAGATTCTTTGCATTCTTTATCGTATTTCAGTTGCTTTTAAGCACCTTTGGCAGCTACGATGCGTATGCAAAGGATAAAATGGCACCAAATATAAAATGTCACGTGTATACAGATGTTAATAACGGGAAATTGAAGTTAAAAATAACTGTCACAGATAACAGTGCAGTTAAAGCTATAAAATACGCTGTTGGAAATCATAGAAAATCATTTTTTGGCAGTGCGTATTACTCAAAAAAAGTAAAAAACGTATCTGTTGACTCAACCAAGAATATAAGTACAGCAATAACAGTTACGCAAAATGATATATACACTGTATATGCAGTGGATAAGTCAGGCAACAGCTCAATTAAAAAGGTGAGGATTAAGATGAACACGAATAACAATCAGACTAATCCAAATACTAAAGATAACACAGATAACAGTAAAAATGCCAGCAAGAATACCGCAAACGGTAATAATGCAAGTAATAATAACGGTGGTAATAACGCTAATGCAGACAGTAATCAAAATGTAAATAAAAATGTTACTGTGAGCACAAATGAAGTGAGAGCTGCTTGGATTACCTTCCTAGAGTTTAATAGCAAGGGATATACATTAAATAGCTTTAACAACAGAATAACAGAGATGTTTGATAGGATAGCAGCGAGTGGCCTCAATGAAATCTACGTACATGTAAGGCCATTTAGTGATGCTATGTACCGTTCTGCATATTTCCCTTGGTCTAAGTATGCCTCCGGTACACAGGGAGTAGATCCTGGCTTTGATCCACTTGCAATAATGGTTAATGCTGCACACTCAAGGAACCTTAAGATTCACGCGTATATAAATCCATATCGAGTGTGTACAGAGGCTGATTTTGGTAAACTGGCTACCAGCAGCCCTGCATATAAATGGCTAAATGATGACGATGAAGACAATGACAGAAATGTACTCAAATTTGGTAACATGTATTACTACAATCCTTCATCAGATGACGTAATTAAGCTTATCAATAACGGTGTTGCAGAAATAGTTAAAAACTATGATGTAGACGGTGTAATCTTTGATGATTATTTTTATCCTACACTTGGCAGTAATTACTCATCAAAGTTTGATTCTGATGAATATAATGACTATAAGTCAGATACGTCAAATCCATTGTCAATAGCTGACTGGCGCAGAAATAACATCAATAAGATGGTTAAGATGGTGTATGCAACAGTTAAAAAATCAGGTAAGAACCGTACTTTTGGCATAAGTCCTGCCGGAAATCTAAATAACTTAAGGGCAAATGACAAGTACTATGTGGACATTGACAGATGGGGTAGGGAATCAGGTTATGTTGACTATATAGCTCCTCAGCTATACTGGGGATTTGAACACAATATATGTCCGTATGAGCAAACTATAAATAACTGGATTGCCACGGTTATCAATCCTAATGTCAAACTATACATTGCACTTCCTATGCATCTTGCACAGGCACAGGAGACTTCTGAGTGGAAGAATAACCATGATATATTAGGACGTATGGTTACGAGTCTCAGGAATAAATCTTTGACCGGATTTTCTGTATACAGATATGACTATATGACGCCGGCCTTCCTTAGAAAGACCGGGGCTATAGATGAATACAATTATTTGGTTAAGGTGATAAAATCTAAATAA
- a CDS encoding tyrosine-type recombinase/integrase encodes MAEQTYSQQVDIDNELKLRGLLLKLPQFASEFFRGIESTTASRTRIAYAYDLIVFFNWLKESNPALSNIDVRNIDISILDSLKAIDIEEYISYIRYYVKDGEGHGNKEKGIKRKLVALRTFYKYYYKKERIKNNPSVLVDTPKLHDKAIVRLEPEEVADLLDNIESGEGLTAAQNRYHEKTSVRDLAIVTLLLGTGIRVSECVGIDIKDVDFKTNGVKVHRKGGYETVVYFGDETQAALKKYLDERIKIEAAEGHTNALFLSMQKKRISVRAVELLVKKYSSLVTTMKKITPHKLRSTYGTSLYRETGDIYLVADVLGHKDVNTTKKHYAAIEEDRRRKAANIVKLRKE; translated from the coding sequence ATGGCTGAGCAAACTTATAGTCAGCAGGTTGATATAGATAATGAATTAAAGCTTAGAGGGCTTCTACTTAAGCTTCCCCAATTTGCATCTGAATTCTTCAGAGGTATAGAGTCAACAACTGCATCAAGAACAAGGATAGCCTACGCCTATGACCTTATCGTCTTTTTTAACTGGCTTAAGGAGTCTAATCCTGCTCTATCAAACATTGATGTGAGAAATATTGATATCAGTATTTTAGATAGCTTAAAAGCAATAGATATAGAGGAATACATATCTTATATCAGGTACTATGTAAAAGACGGTGAAGGGCATGGCAACAAAGAAAAAGGTATTAAGCGTAAGCTTGTGGCGCTTAGAACCTTTTATAAGTATTATTACAAAAAAGAAAGAATCAAAAATAATCCAAGTGTTCTCGTAGATACTCCTAAGCTCCACGATAAGGCAATAGTGAGACTCGAACCTGAAGAGGTTGCTGACTTGCTTGATAATATCGAGTCAGGCGAAGGACTGACTGCTGCTCAAAACAGGTATCATGAAAAGACGTCTGTGAGAGATTTGGCGATAGTTACTCTCCTGCTTGGTACAGGTATTCGTGTCTCTGAGTGTGTAGGAATTGATATCAAAGATGTTGACTTTAAGACTAATGGAGTGAAGGTACACAGAAAGGGCGGTTATGAAACTGTTGTGTACTTTGGTGATGAAACACAAGCAGCTCTTAAAAAGTACTTGGATGAAAGAATCAAAATAGAAGCTGCAGAAGGTCATACAAATGCCCTCTTTTTATCTATGCAAAAAAAGAGAATAAGTGTACGTGCAGTTGAATTATTGGTCAAAAAATATTCCAGTCTGGTAACTACAATGAAAAAAATAACTCCTCATAAACTTAGAAGTACCTATGGAACCAGTTTATATAGAGAAACAGGTGATATTTATCTTGTAGCCGATGTGCTTGGTCACAAGGACGTAAATACTACAAAGAAGCACTATGCTGCCATTGAAGAAGATAGGCGAAGAAAGGCAGCAAATATTGTGAAACTGCGTAAAGAATAG
- a CDS encoding thymidine kinase: MAKLYFRYGAMNCGKTTALLQTAHNYSESGQKAIIIKPAVDTKMKSCVTSRLGISREVDLLVGENDNLFEHFEENGQGLDCILVDEVQFLTVAQIEELYRVAVVLNIPVICYGLRADFRMDGFPASSRLLELAHSITEMKNVCACGKKATCNLRLVNNVPVFKGNQIEIDDSDFISYKAVCSECYERLKSSTNA; encoded by the coding sequence ATGGCTAAATTATATTTTAGGTACGGTGCTATGAACTGTGGTAAGACAACGGCTCTTTTACAGACGGCACATAATTACTCAGAAAGTGGACAGAAGGCCATAATAATAAAGCCTGCTGTAGACACAAAGATGAAGTCCTGTGTTACCAGCCGCCTCGGTATAAGTAGAGAAGTAGACCTACTGGTTGGGGAAAATGATAATCTTTTTGAGCATTTTGAAGAGAATGGACAAGGACTTGACTGTATACTGGTTGATGAGGTACAGTTTCTTACGGTAGCTCAGATAGAAGAGCTTTATAGGGTAGCGGTAGTGCTTAATATCCCTGTAATATGCTATGGACTTAGAGCAGACTTTAGGATGGATGGCTTCCCTGCCAGTTCAAGGTTGTTAGAGCTCGCACATTCTATAACCGAGATGAAAAACGTCTGCGCTTGTGGTAAAAAGGCTACCTGTAACCTTAGGCTAGTTAATAATGTGCCTGTATTTAAGGGAAATCAGATAGAAATTGATGATTCTGACTTTATATCTTATAAGGCTGTATGCTCAGAATGCTATGAAAGGCTTAAATCTTCTACAAATGCTTGA
- a CDS encoding N-acetylmuramoyl-L-alanine amidase: MKFKKFVTFVSVLGMLCCTVPSVSYAENINIKYGKQKINYSDAQVKYTINGSNIKSKHPGIIIDGISLASAKEVFSDSKIGLSYKYNKKKNTLELKRDKTTLVLTLNSINSKVNGKSEVLPVEPRMVEFSDKTKDIYVPTRYVAKTFGLTYTWDASSGVASMTGKTVKKKKAVKSDSKAKTKKDKNNTKKDKKTTTNKTNKKATKKTTTKSVKETFIYSGKSYDVKNKKVIFSIEDIELNTAKLPGVYVGKTLMGPAKSLFLSDSMEGSFSLSKSKKTATISFGDNDLILTLGSKNAELNGAQVKLEKAPDFIKLNFSNKDEVYIPMESICELFDIDIETSGNVSTLSLPDDDEAVEDVGDDENPKPTPEPTPEPSNEADNPLQPFVANKLPFSWKSKVNPATAFNAVQSLNGKNTSAGSSITDIVNLSGNQADNFDTYTIKSTEGFSGIKGNMANNQLTVSLDNVSSNGGQSYTSNIRTVNYINTTYNAASNSSNISFGLADGVVGYDMSLSKDGKSLNVKIYKNTITEIKGSYNKGVYTFTFTGLAPLSVNDNGSSDSNQNLAIPNIIDTIGSGSYVDNTGSALSMFSYFSNGIAGASLSVNKTSRLTYYTSQSGNTLTITFSQASTPANVAGATIALPSGLDTSEIEDEDNYFSGNFTITLPGDLRNHFNSKPIKYDANKVSNVNISLDDSGDTVLTFYTTKLYAYRLTVSKSQIKVAIDRAKNLYSKVIVVDPGHGAHDTGTVSLNKIYKEKNVVLSIAYSYFRNYIDDEDLKVYWTRKDDTFMTLNNRAAFANKVDADLFVSVHMNSAGNTSAKGTEVYYSTRNNSIQSNGLSSYTMASMFLKNITSNLSMANRGVKSNVFVVTNMNTVPAVLIEYGFLSNSSDLAKFSRLDVQDKAAEILYDTIEEIFDNYPTGR; encoded by the coding sequence ATGAAATTTAAAAAGTTTGTAACATTTGTATCTGTTTTGGGTATGCTTTGCTGCACTGTACCGAGTGTATCTTATGCTGAAAACATTAATATTAAGTATGGAAAACAAAAGATTAATTATTCGGATGCACAGGTTAAATATACAATAAATGGCAGTAATATCAAATCTAAACATCCGGGTATTATAATTGATGGAATATCTCTTGCAAGTGCAAAAGAGGTCTTTTCTGATTCCAAGATTGGACTTTCTTATAAGTACAACAAGAAAAAAAATACCTTAGAGTTAAAGAGAGACAAGACCACCTTGGTATTAACATTAAATTCAATTAATTCAAAGGTAAACGGCAAGAGTGAAGTGTTGCCTGTAGAACCTAGAATGGTTGAATTTAGCGATAAGACTAAAGATATATATGTTCCTACCAGATATGTAGCAAAAACATTTGGACTTACATACACCTGGGATGCTTCATCAGGCGTTGCATCGATGACCGGAAAGACTGTTAAGAAAAAGAAGGCTGTTAAATCTGACAGCAAAGCAAAGACTAAGAAGGACAAAAATAACACTAAAAAAGATAAAAAAACCACGACTAACAAGACTAATAAGAAGGCAACTAAAAAGACTACTACAAAAAGTGTCAAAGAAACCTTTATATATAGTGGCAAATCTTATGATGTTAAGAATAAAAAGGTCATTTTTAGTATAGAAGATATTGAGCTTAATACTGCAAAGCTTCCAGGTGTCTACGTAGGTAAAACTTTAATGGGACCTGCAAAAAGCTTATTCCTATCAGATAGTATGGAGGGAAGTTTTTCCTTAAGTAAATCAAAGAAAACAGCAACTATAAGCTTCGGTGACAATGACTTAATCCTTACCCTTGGCAGCAAAAATGCAGAATTAAACGGTGCACAGGTAAAACTTGAAAAAGCTCCAGATTTTATTAAACTTAATTTTTCAAATAAAGACGAAGTTTACATACCTATGGAAAGTATATGTGAACTCTTTGATATTGATATTGAAACTAGTGGCAATGTCAGTACTTTAAGCTTACCTGATGATGATGAAGCTGTTGAGGATGTTGGTGATGATGAAAATCCTAAACCAACACCTGAGCCAACACCAGAACCTAGTAATGAAGCAGATAATCCTCTTCAGCCTTTTGTAGCTAACAAACTTCCATTTAGCTGGAAGTCAAAAGTAAACCCTGCGACAGCCTTTAATGCAGTACAAAGCCTAAACGGCAAGAATACTTCTGCAGGCTCATCAATTACTGATATAGTTAATTTATCGGGAAATCAGGCGGATAACTTTGACACATATACCATCAAATCTACAGAAGGGTTTAGTGGCATAAAGGGTAACATGGCCAATAATCAGCTGACAGTAAGCCTTGATAATGTATCTTCAAACGGCGGCCAGAGTTATACAAGTAATATTCGTACCGTTAATTACATAAATACAACATATAACGCTGCGTCAAATTCGAGTAATATCAGCTTTGGCCTTGCAGATGGTGTAGTAGGATATGATATGTCACTGTCAAAAGACGGTAAATCTCTGAATGTGAAAATATATAAAAACACAATTACAGAGATTAAAGGAAGCTATAATAAAGGTGTATATACCTTTACTTTTACAGGTCTTGCACCTTTAAGTGTAAATGATAACGGAAGTTCTGATAGCAACCAGAATCTGGCTATACCTAACATTATAGATACTATAGGCTCAGGTTCATATGTTGACAATACCGGTTCAGCTCTTAGTATGTTTAGCTATTTTAGTAATGGCATAGCAGGAGCTTCTTTATCCGTCAACAAAACTTCAAGACTTACTTATTACACAAGTCAGTCCGGCAATACTTTAACTATAACATTTTCGCAGGCTTCAACACCTGCAAATGTTGCCGGTGCTACAATAGCATTACCAAGCGGCTTAGATACCTCTGAGATAGAAGATGAGGATAATTATTTTTCTGGGAACTTTACAATTACCCTGCCTGGAGACTTAAGAAATCATTTTAATTCTAAGCCAATTAAGTATGATGCAAATAAGGTAAGTAATGTCAATATTTCACTTGATGATTCTGGCGATACAGTACTTACTTTCTATACCACAAAGCTCTATGCATACAGATTAACTGTGTCTAAATCACAGATTAAGGTGGCTATAGATCGTGCTAAAAACCTCTATTCAAAGGTAATTGTGGTAGATCCAGGACATGGTGCCCATGATACAGGCACAGTGAGCTTAAACAAAATATATAAGGAAAAAAATGTAGTGTTGTCAATTGCATATTCATATTTTAGAAATTATATTGACGATGAAGACTTAAAAGTATACTGGACAAGGAAAGATGATACATTTATGACCTTAAATAATAGAGCCGCCTTTGCAAATAAGGTTGATGCTGATTTGTTTGTGAGTGTTCATATGAATTCCGCAGGTAATACATCCGCTAAAGGAACTGAGGTATATTACTCCACAAGGAACAACTCAATTCAGTCAAACGGTTTATCAAGCTATACAATGGCTAGTATGTTCTTAAAGAATATCACCTCCAACTTGAGTATGGCTAACAGGGGTGTGAAGAGTAATGTATTTGTAGTAACAAATATGAATACGGTGCCTGCAGTCCTAATTGAATATGGATTTTTGAGCAATTCAAGTGATTTAGCAAAGTTTAGCAGACTTGATGTGCAGGATAAAGCTGCGGAAATTCTTTACGATACAATAGAAGAGATATTTGATAATTACCCAACAGGGAGATAA
- a CDS encoding MBOAT family O-acyltransferase, with translation MSLSSLFFVLCFLPIMAMIYFTTTVVGYKNRIILIFSLLFYSFGGVSYLVLLMVMTAIGWISGVKIETAPDKNTKKKWLIFSIVVFVLVLGIFKYTNFFVGTVTSIAGINWKPLAIALPMGISFYTFKLISYVTDVYTGKCSAEEHYSVLLLYTSIFPQALQGPIERYKDIKDEIYNRDTRAYDISEGIYRFAVGLAKKTILADHIGELANTLSPVTESISGATMLAVWVGSLCYAMQLYLDFSAYTDMAIGVGRILGFHFTENFNYPYVATSVKDFWRRWHITLSSFFRDYVYIPLGGNRAGLLRTGFNLFVVWMLTGLWHGASWNFVLWGLFYMPFIMIENWWKKMNFPLFPRIIRQVITIFIINFAWLLFRYSDINQLKEVISIFLGIKSNGFSISTVNISIQNNIFIIIACVLSCTPVFSLLGKMISAKACNSRSAACLYQGMRTLFCLILLLLSLAAMAGNSFTPFLYNQF, from the coding sequence ATGTCGCTTTCGAGCCTGTTTTTTGTACTGTGTTTCTTGCCTATAATGGCAATGATATACTTTACTACAACTGTAGTTGGATATAAAAATAGAATTATATTGATTTTTTCTTTGCTTTTCTATTCTTTTGGAGGAGTAAGCTATCTTGTACTTCTTATGGTTATGACTGCCATAGGTTGGATTTCAGGTGTAAAAATAGAAACTGCACCAGATAAAAATACTAAGAAGAAGTGGCTTATATTTTCAATTGTTGTCTTTGTTTTGGTGCTTGGTATATTTAAGTATACTAATTTTTTTGTGGGAACAGTTACTTCTATTGCAGGAATTAACTGGAAGCCACTAGCAATTGCACTTCCTATGGGAATATCATTTTATACATTTAAGCTTATTTCATATGTGACTGATGTTTATACGGGAAAATGCAGCGCGGAAGAGCATTACAGTGTTTTGCTTTTATACACATCTATATTCCCTCAGGCTTTGCAGGGACCGATTGAGAGATATAAGGATATTAAAGATGAGATTTATAATAGGGATACTAGAGCTTATGATATATCTGAGGGTATTTACAGGTTTGCAGTAGGTCTGGCCAAAAAGACCATTCTTGCTGACCATATAGGAGAACTTGCCAACACACTTTCACCTGTCACTGAGTCTATATCAGGAGCTACAATGCTTGCTGTCTGGGTGGGCTCTCTTTGCTATGCAATGCAGCTATATCTTGATTTTTCTGCTTATACCGATATGGCAATTGGTGTAGGCCGAATCCTCGGCTTTCATTTTACCGAGAACTTCAATTATCCCTATGTTGCTACTTCAGTAAAGGATTTTTGGAGAAGATGGCATATAACACTAAGCAGTTTTTTTAGAGACTACGTGTATATCCCTCTGGGAGGTAACAGAGCAGGGCTTCTTAGAACCGGCTTTAATCTTTTTGTAGTATGGATGCTTACAGGTCTTTGGCATGGTGCAAGTTGGAACTTCGTGCTTTGGGGGTTATTCTATATGCCTTTTATAATGATTGAAAACTGGTGGAAAAAGATGAATTTCCCTCTATTTCCTAGAATCATAAGACAGGTAATTACAATCTTTATTATTAACTTTGCGTGGCTATTATTTAGATACAGCGATATCAATCAGCTAAAGGAAGTTATTTCAATCTTCCTTGGAATTAAAAGTAATGGATTTAGCATATCTACTGTAAATATTAGTATACAGAATAATATATTTATAATCATAGCCTGTGTTTTATCCTGTACGCCTGTATTTAGTTTATTAGGTAAAATGATATCTGCCAAGGCTTGTAACAGTAGAAGTGCAGCTTGCCTTTATCAGGGAATGCGCACTTTATTCTGTCTTATTTTGCTTTTACTATCATTAGCAGCCATGGCAGGAAATAGCTTTACTCCATTCCTTTATAATCAGTTTTAA
- a CDS encoding BlaI/MecI/CopY family transcriptional regulator encodes MSELRLHEGELNIMELLWSNKELAAKDISKIIKEYIGWEKNTTYTVIKRLIDKGAVQRTDPGFICSALVSQRSVREIETKRLIDQFYNGSLQTFISEYLKNQSLSAGDIAELQKLAKNSSRKF; translated from the coding sequence ATGAGCGAACTGAGATTACACGAAGGCGAACTGAACATTATGGAACTTCTTTGGTCTAATAAGGAGCTTGCGGCCAAAGATATATCTAAGATTATTAAGGAATATATAGGCTGGGAGAAAAACACCACATATACTGTAATTAAAAGATTAATAGATAAGGGTGCTGTACAAAGAACAGATCCCGGTTTTATCTGTAGTGCACTTGTGTCGCAGCGCTCTGTTCGTGAAATTGAGACAAAGAGACTGATAGATCAGTTCTATAATGGCTCATTACAGACGTTTATCAGCGAATACTTAAAGAATCAAAGCCTTTCAGCAGGCGATATTGCAGAGTTACAGAAGCTTGCTAAGAACTCCAGCAGGAAGTTCTAA
- a CDS encoding DHHW family protein has protein sequence MNEKNIWHKIRVALMSITVMVFMIIGFLIFIRPTESELEKRKLAVFPSPTTRTVLDGSFFKDIVTWYADTYPLREKMIAFQSNAEEIYGIRDTVIYGDTGQTADAIPSGNEETAPIISNIDEETSDNTVDESTSDEDNSTRQEQNIDNASTSAVKEIAENATVSGSADTVTKSNENINVQNKKENSKDKPLKDGTLKVQPEVAGTVYIAENRGFTLYYFYKKGADLYASMLNTVAKKVENTASLYDIVVPNSFGVNLDEDIQKSMNTSNQGEAIDYIYKRLNPSIKTVETYKQLRNHNSEYLYFKTDHHWTALGAYYVYRSFCEVKGITPHELKDYKKKEFPDFLGSFYAYSNQSKALAKNPDTVEAYIPIATNKETITPREGKPYTYEIISDANKFSAANKYLAFIGGDQPLIEIKNPKLSDDSSCIIIKESYGNAFVPFLVDHYQHVYVVDYRYYTGNVVNLAKKHSNTDIVFLNNTAATSVEKSKLMLGIFK, from the coding sequence ATGAACGAAAAAAACATTTGGCATAAGATAAGGGTTGCACTTATGTCTATAACTGTTATGGTTTTTATGATAATAGGATTCTTAATATTTATAAGGCCAACTGAATCTGAGCTTGAAAAGAGAAAACTTGCGGTATTTCCTAGCCCTACAACCCGTACTGTACTTGATGGAAGTTTTTTTAAGGATATTGTGACCTGGTATGCGGACACCTATCCTCTAAGAGAGAAGATGATTGCATTTCAGTCGAATGCCGAAGAGATATATGGAATCAGAGATACAGTGATTTATGGTGACACAGGGCAGACAGCAGATGCAATTCCAAGTGGAAATGAGGAAACTGCTCCCATTATATCCAATATAGATGAGGAAACTTCCGATAATACCGTGGACGAGAGCACATCAGACGAGGATAACAGTACACGGCAAGAACAAAACATAGATAACGCCTCAACATCAGCAGTTAAGGAAATTGCTGAAAACGCTACAGTATCAGGAAGCGCCGATACTGTAACAAAGTCCAATGAGAATATTAATGTGCAGAATAAGAAGGAGAACAGTAAGGATAAGCCCCTTAAGGATGGAACATTAAAGGTTCAGCCTGAGGTGGCGGGAACAGTCTATATAGCCGAAAACAGAGGCTTCACTCTTTATTATTTTTATAAAAAGGGAGCTGATTTGTATGCATCCATGCTCAATACTGTAGCTAAAAAAGTTGAAAATACAGCTTCCTTGTATGATATAGTAGTTCCTAACAGCTTTGGAGTAAATCTTGATGAGGATATTCAAAAGAGCATGAATACATCCAACCAAGGGGAGGCAATTGACTATATCTACAAGAGGCTTAATCCGTCTATTAAGACTGTTGAGACCTACAAGCAGCTTAGAAATCACAACTCAGAATATCTGTATTTTAAGACAGACCACCACTGGACAGCTCTTGGTGCATACTATGTGTATAGGAGTTTTTGTGAAGTTAAAGGTATTACTCCACACGAGTTAAAGGATTATAAGAAGAAGGAATTTCCTGATTTCTTAGGCTCATTTTATGCATACAGCAATCAGTCAAAAGCGCTTGCCAAAAACCCTGATACTGTAGAAGCCTATATTCCTATCGCTACAAACAAAGAGACTATTACTCCACGTGAAGGAAAGCCTTATACTTATGAGATAATAAGTGATGCAAATAAATTCTCTGCTGCCAATAAATACCTGGCATTTATTGGAGGAGACCAGCCTTTAATTGAAATAAAGAATCCAAAATTAAGTGATGACAGTTCATGTATTATAATCAAAGAGTCATATGGTAATGCATTTGTACCTTTCCTTGTGGATCATTATCAGCACGTGTATGTGGTTGATTATAGGTATTATACCGGTAACGTTGTTAATCTAGCTAAGAAACACAGTAATACAGACATTGTTTTCTTAAATAATACTGCTGCAACAAGTGTGGAGAAGTCAAAGCTAATGCTTGGGATATTTAAGTAG